A window from Streptomyces sp. NBC_00299 encodes these proteins:
- a CDS encoding response regulator transcription factor, with protein sequence MTRVLVVEDDPQLVRALVINMQARRYGVDAAPDGATALRLAAARQPDVVMLDLGLPDMDGVDVIKALRGWTRVPIMVLSARRASDEKVAALDAGADDYVTKPFSMDELMARLRAAVRRTEETPLAPGTTHVATAEFTIDLLAKRVVRAGRDVRLTPTEWHLLEILVTRPGHLVTQKHLLREVWGVSRSGRSNYLRVYMAQLRRKLEADPSHPRYLITEPGMGYRFEG encoded by the coding sequence ATGACCCGGGTGCTGGTCGTGGAAGACGACCCCCAGCTGGTACGAGCACTCGTGATCAACATGCAGGCACGCCGTTACGGAGTGGACGCGGCGCCCGACGGCGCCACGGCCCTCCGGCTGGCGGCCGCGCGTCAGCCGGACGTGGTGATGCTCGACCTCGGCCTGCCCGACATGGACGGGGTCGACGTCATCAAGGCGCTGCGCGGCTGGACCCGTGTGCCGATCATGGTGCTGTCGGCCCGTCGGGCCTCCGACGAGAAGGTGGCCGCACTCGATGCGGGCGCCGACGACTACGTCACCAAGCCCTTCAGCATGGACGAGCTCATGGCCCGGCTGCGGGCCGCGGTGCGCCGCACCGAGGAGACCCCACTCGCTCCCGGTACGACGCACGTGGCAACCGCCGAGTTCACCATCGACCTGCTGGCCAAGAGGGTCGTACGGGCCGGCCGCGACGTACGCCTCACCCCGACCGAATGGCATCTGTTGGAGATCCTCGTGACCCGTCCCGGGCACCTCGTCACGCAGAAGCACCTGCTGCGGGAGGTCTGGGGCGTGTCCCGGAGCGGCAGGAGCAACTACCTGCGGGTCTACATGGCCCAACTGCGCCGCAAGCTCGAGGCCGACCCCTCGCACCCCCGCTATCTCATCACCGAACCCGGCATGGGTTACCGCTTCGAAGGGTGA
- the kdpB gene encoding potassium-transporting ATPase subunit KdpB, whose amino-acid sequence MTTRIDKQEDSMSTVTPTRAPHSDVPTGHKAPEGRVGAGLFDPKQLVKSLPDAFRKLDPRVMVKSPVMFVVLVGSVLTTAFSFKNPGDWFGWTISAWLWLTVLFANLAEAVAEGRGKAQADTLRKAKTDTVARKVDGTVVAGTELRIGDLVVCEAGDVIPGDGDVVEGVASVDESAITGESAPVIRESGGDRSAVTGGTKVLSDRIVIKITTKPGETFIDRMINLVEGAARQKTPNEIALNILLASLTIVFLLACATLPPLADYAGTHLTMVVLVALLVCLIPTTIGALLSAIGIAGMDRLVQRNVLAMSGRAVEAAGDVSTLLLDKTGTITLGNRQAAEFVPVSGTTAARLADAAQLSSLADETPEGRSVVVLAKEKYGLRERHQGELAGADWIAFTAQTRMSGVDVDGRKIRKGAAGSVIAWVREQGGTVADDADTVANRISEAGGTPLLVAVEDAEGARILGVIHLKDVVKDGMRERFGELRRMGIKTVMITGDNPLTAKAIADEAGVDDFLAEATPEDKMALIKREQAGGKLVAMTGDGTNDAPALAQADVGVAMNTGTSAAKEAGNMVDLDSNPTKLIEIVEIGKQLLITRGALTTFSIANDVAKYFAIIPALFAAVYPGLDKLNIMGLSSPDSAILSAVVFNALIIIALVPLSLKGVQYRPVSADRLLRRNLTIYGLGGLVAPFIGIKLIDLLISLLPGL is encoded by the coding sequence ATGACCACTCGTATCGACAAGCAAGAGGACTCCATGTCCACAGTCACCCCGACCCGGGCGCCGCACAGCGACGTACCCACCGGGCACAAGGCCCCCGAGGGCCGTGTCGGTGCCGGTCTCTTCGACCCCAAGCAGCTGGTCAAGTCGCTGCCGGACGCCTTCCGCAAGCTCGACCCACGGGTGATGGTCAAGTCCCCGGTCATGTTCGTCGTGCTTGTCGGATCGGTCCTCACCACCGCCTTTTCGTTCAAGAACCCCGGCGACTGGTTCGGCTGGACCATCAGCGCCTGGCTGTGGCTGACCGTGCTCTTCGCCAACCTGGCCGAGGCTGTCGCCGAGGGCCGCGGCAAGGCGCAGGCCGACACCCTGCGCAAGGCCAAGACCGACACGGTGGCCCGCAAGGTCGACGGCACGGTCGTCGCCGGCACCGAGCTGAGGATCGGCGACCTCGTCGTCTGCGAGGCGGGAGATGTCATCCCCGGCGACGGTGACGTCGTCGAAGGCGTCGCGTCCGTCGACGAGTCGGCCATCACCGGCGAGTCCGCGCCCGTCATCCGTGAGTCCGGCGGCGACCGTTCGGCCGTCACCGGCGGTACGAAGGTCCTCTCCGACCGCATCGTCATCAAGATCACGACGAAGCCCGGCGAGACCTTCATCGACCGGATGATCAACCTGGTCGAGGGCGCCGCCCGGCAGAAGACACCGAACGAGATCGCGCTCAACATCCTGCTGGCCTCGCTGACGATCGTCTTCCTGCTCGCCTGCGCAACACTGCCGCCCCTGGCGGACTACGCGGGCACGCACCTGACGATGGTCGTGCTGGTCGCCCTGCTGGTCTGTCTGATCCCGACCACGATCGGCGCCCTGCTCTCCGCGATCGGCATCGCGGGCATGGACCGACTGGTCCAGCGCAACGTACTCGCCATGTCCGGCAGGGCGGTCGAGGCCGCCGGTGACGTCTCCACGCTGCTGCTCGACAAGACCGGCACCATCACGCTCGGCAACCGCCAGGCCGCCGAGTTCGTGCCGGTGAGCGGGACGACGGCGGCCCGGCTGGCGGACGCCGCGCAGCTGTCGTCGCTGGCCGACGAGACGCCCGAGGGCCGCTCCGTCGTCGTACTGGCGAAGGAGAAGTACGGCCTGCGCGAGCGCCACCAGGGCGAGCTGGCCGGTGCCGACTGGATCGCCTTCACCGCGCAGACCCGGATGTCCGGCGTGGACGTCGACGGGCGCAAGATCCGCAAGGGCGCGGCCGGTTCGGTCATCGCCTGGGTGCGGGAGCAGGGCGGCACCGTCGCGGACGACGCGGACACCGTCGCCAACCGGATCTCCGAGGCGGGCGGCACGCCGCTGCTCGTCGCGGTGGAGGACGCCGAGGGCGCCCGGATCCTGGGCGTCATCCACCTCAAGGACGTCGTCAAGGACGGTATGCGGGAGCGGTTCGGGGAACTGCGCCGCATGGGCATCAAGACCGTCATGATCACGGGTGACAACCCGCTGACCGCCAAGGCGATCGCCGACGAGGCGGGCGTGGACGACTTCCTCGCGGAGGCGACCCCCGAGGACAAGATGGCGCTCATCAAGCGGGAGCAGGCCGGCGGCAAGCTCGTCGCGATGACCGGTGACGGTACGAACGACGCGCCCGCGCTGGCCCAGGCGGACGTCGGCGTGGCGATGAACACCGGTACGTCGGCCGCCAAGGAGGCCGGCAACATGGTCGACCTCGACTCCAACCCGACCAAGCTCATCGAGATCGTCGAGATCGGCAAGCAACTGCTGATCACCCGGGGCGCGTTGACCACGTTCTCCATCGCCAACGACGTCGCGAAGTACTTCGCGATCATCCCGGCGCTGTTCGCGGCCGTCTATCCGGGCCTGGACAAGCTCAACATCATGGGCCTGTCCTCGCCGGACTCCGCGATCCTGTCCGCGGTCGTCTTCAACGCGCTGATCATCATCGCGCTGGTGCCGCTGTCCCTGAAGGGCGTGCAGTACCGGCCGGTCAGCGCGGACCGCTTGCTCCGGCGGAACCTCACCATCTACGGGCTGGGCGGACTGGTCGCTCCGTTCATCGGCATCAAGCTCATCGACCTGCTCATCTCCCTGCTCCCCGGGCTGTAA
- a CDS encoding APC family permease: protein MSVLTTAPGAPAADEEPPDTGDRHRLTAVTGLAALSLDAMASVAYGPEAIVLVLAAAGAHGLGFTLPVTLAIAALLAVLVASYRQVIAAFPDGGGSYAVARTHLGKRTSLVAAASLVLDYVLNVAVAVTAGVAALTSAFPALYDDRLWLCLAVLALVTAVNLRGIVESARAFLVPTVVFVGSIFVLIGVGLFRSEPVSTAAAAGHASVLADNATTVGALLLLKAFASGCSALTGVEAIANAVPSFRVPRAKRAQHAELALGAVLGVMLIGLSVLISRFHLQPVEGVTVLARLADASLGHNWAFYVIQFATMILLALSANTSFGGLPVLLKLLARDNHLPHVFMLKADRQVHRHGVLTLAAVSAALLVFSGGDTNTLVPLFAIGVFVGFTIAQVGMVRHWRLEKGPGWQGKAALNGFGALLTGVAAVVVTATKFQEGAWLIVIALPLLVVAFETVHRAYGRIGERLELGRVPEHPHRDRSVVIVPVSSLSRLTSEALTAAASLGDEVRAVTVCYPDPEDRAALHALERSWAEWDPGVPLVRLTCERRSPGRPIAAYVRDVMAAEPATRVTVLIPETEPERLWQRLLQNQRGAVVAHAVRRETDAVICRLRFRLL from the coding sequence ATGTCCGTCCTGACCACCGCGCCCGGGGCGCCCGCCGCCGACGAGGAGCCGCCGGACACCGGTGATCGGCACCGGCTGACCGCGGTCACCGGGCTGGCCGCCCTCTCGCTCGACGCCATGGCGTCGGTGGCCTACGGGCCCGAGGCGATCGTCCTCGTCCTGGCCGCCGCCGGCGCGCACGGCCTCGGCTTCACGCTTCCCGTCACGCTGGCCATCGCCGCCCTGCTGGCGGTGCTGGTCGCCTCGTACCGCCAGGTGATCGCGGCCTTCCCGGACGGCGGCGGCTCCTACGCCGTGGCCAGGACGCACCTGGGCAAGCGCACGAGCCTGGTCGCGGCGGCCTCGCTCGTCCTGGACTACGTCCTCAACGTCGCCGTCGCCGTCACGGCCGGAGTGGCGGCGCTGACCTCCGCCTTCCCCGCCCTCTACGACGACCGCCTGTGGCTGTGCCTGGCCGTGCTCGCGCTCGTCACGGCCGTCAACCTCCGGGGCATCGTGGAGTCGGCGAGGGCGTTCCTCGTGCCGACCGTCGTGTTCGTCGGATCGATCTTCGTGCTGATCGGGGTGGGCCTGTTCCGGTCCGAGCCGGTCAGTACGGCGGCCGCGGCCGGCCATGCCTCCGTGCTCGCCGACAACGCCACGACCGTAGGCGCGTTGCTGCTGCTGAAGGCCTTCGCCTCCGGCTGCTCCGCCCTCACCGGCGTCGAGGCCATCGCCAACGCCGTCCCCTCCTTCCGAGTCCCCCGCGCCAAGCGCGCCCAGCACGCGGAGCTCGCCCTCGGTGCCGTGCTCGGTGTGATGCTGATCGGCCTGTCGGTACTGATCTCGCGCTTCCACCTCCAGCCGGTCGAGGGCGTCACCGTCCTCGCCCGGCTCGCGGACGCCTCGCTCGGCCACAACTGGGCCTTCTACGTCATCCAGTTCGCGACGATGATCCTGCTGGCCCTGTCCGCGAACACCTCCTTCGGCGGCCTCCCGGTGCTGCTGAAGCTGCTGGCCCGCGACAACCACCTGCCGCACGTCTTCATGCTCAAGGCCGATCGTCAGGTCCACCGGCACGGTGTCCTGACCCTGGCCGCCGTTTCCGCCGCGCTGCTGGTCTTCTCCGGCGGTGACACCAACACCCTGGTGCCGCTGTTCGCCATCGGCGTCTTCGTCGGCTTCACGATCGCCCAGGTCGGCATGGTCCGGCACTGGCGGCTCGAAAAGGGACCGGGGTGGCAGGGGAAGGCCGCGCTCAACGGTTTCGGTGCCCTGCTCACCGGTGTCGCGGCCGTTGTCGTGACCGCCACCAAGTTCCAAGAGGGCGCCTGGCTGATAGTGATCGCCCTGCCCCTGCTGGTCGTGGCCTTCGAGACCGTGCACCGCGCCTATGGACGGATCGGCGAGCGGCTGGAACTCGGCCGTGTCCCCGAGCATCCGCACCGCGACCGGTCCGTCGTGATCGTCCCCGTGTCATCCCTGTCCCGCCTCACCTCGGAGGCCCTGACCGCCGCGGCATCCCTCGGCGACGAGGTCCGTGCCGTCACCGTCTGCTACCCGGACCCCGAGGACCGGGCCGCCCTGCACGCCCTGGAGCGGTCCTGGGCCGAGTGGGACCCCGGCGTGCCTCTGGTACGGCTGACCTGCGAGCGGCGCAGTCCGGGCCGTCCCATCGCCGCCTACGTGCGGGACGTCATGGCGGCCGAACCGGCCACCCGGGTCACCGTCCTGATCCCGGAGACCGAGCCGGAGCGGCTGTGGCAGCGGCTCCTTCAGAACCAGCGGGGCGCCGTCGTCGCGCACGCCGTACGGCGGGAGACCGACGCGGTGATCTGCCGGCTGCGGTTCCGCTTGTTGTGA
- a CDS encoding potassium-transporting ATPase subunit C codes for MNNSVVNTGRLLGAGLRALLVLTLLTGVVYPLAVTGVAQALFSDKANGSEVKADGKVVGSSLIGQQGYSLDYFQPRPANGLGENSVNTQYKLILSGASNRSGDNPELIKWVKEAKAKVVKDNSVPGYTVRPSQVPADAVTSSGSGLDPDISPQYADIQVHRVAERNDLPVARVRKLVDDHTEGRTLGFVGEPRVNVLELNIALKELSKGD; via the coding sequence ATGAACAACTCCGTTGTGAACACCGGACGATTGCTGGGCGCGGGTCTGCGGGCGCTGCTCGTGCTGACCCTGCTCACCGGCGTCGTCTATCCGCTGGCCGTCACCGGCGTGGCGCAAGCGCTCTTCAGCGACAAGGCGAACGGCTCGGAGGTCAAGGCGGACGGCAAGGTCGTCGGCTCCTCGCTGATCGGTCAACAGGGCTACAGCCTGGACTACTTCCAGCCCCGTCCCGCGAACGGACTGGGAGAGAACTCGGTCAACACGCAGTACAAGCTGATCCTTTCCGGCGCCAGCAACCGCTCCGGCGACAACCCCGAGCTGATCAAGTGGGTGAAGGAGGCGAAGGCCAAGGTCGTCAAGGACAACTCGGTGCCCGGCTACACGGTCAGGCCCTCCCAGGTCCCCGCCGACGCGGTGACCTCCTCCGGCTCCGGCCTGGACCCCGACATCTCCCCGCAGTACGCGGACATACAGGTCCACCGGGTGGCCGAGCGCAACGACCTGCCCGTCGCCCGGGTGCGGAAGCTGGTCGACGACCACACCGAGGGACGTACGCTCGGCTTCGTCGGTGAGCCACGCGTGAACGTCCTCGAACTCAACATCGCGCTCAAGGAACTCAGCAAGGGCGACTGA
- the kdpA gene encoding potassium-transporting ATPase subunit KdpA: MGPVLAGVLQLLALIGALALAYIPLGNHMARVYSSDKHWRVEKWIYKGIGANPDTQMRWPAYLRGVLAFSVAGVLFLYLLQRLQGVLPGSLGFSAIDPDQAFNTAVSFVTNTNWQSYYGEQAMGHVVQTAGLAVQNFVSAAVGIAVAVALVRGFARSRTGELGNFWSDLVRGVVRILVPIAAVAAVVLVACGAIQNFSGIHEVGQFMGGQQQWNGGAVASQEAIKELGTNGGGYFNANSAHPFENPTPFSNLFEIFLILVIPFALTRTFGLMVGSVKQGYAILATMATIWLGFTALMMWTEFAHHGPAFDIAGGAYEGKEVRFGVGGSSIFATATTLTSTGAVDSFHSSFTGLGGGITMLGMMLGEIAPGGTGSGLYGMLIMAIIAVFIAGLMVGRTPEYLGKKIGSREIKLAACYILITPALVLIFTAAAMALPTPGNSMTNSGAHGFSEILYAYTSASNNNGSAFAGLNADTQWFNSTLGLAMLFGRFLPMVFVLALAGSLAEQKPVPQTAGTLRTDKPLYAGLLVGTITIITGLTYFPALALGPLAEGLAS, from the coding sequence ATGGGTCCCGTCCTCGCAGGCGTCCTCCAACTGCTCGCCCTGATCGGCGCGCTGGCTCTCGCCTACATACCCCTCGGCAACCACATGGCCAGGGTCTACTCCTCCGACAAGCACTGGCGTGTCGAGAAGTGGATCTACAAGGGCATCGGTGCCAACCCCGACACGCAGATGCGCTGGCCGGCGTATCTGCGTGGTGTGCTCGCCTTCTCGGTGGCGGGCGTGCTGTTCCTGTACCTGCTGCAGCGGCTCCAGGGCGTGCTGCCCGGTTCGCTGGGCTTCTCGGCGATCGATCCGGACCAGGCCTTCAACACCGCCGTGTCCTTCGTCACCAACACCAACTGGCAGTCGTACTACGGCGAGCAGGCCATGGGCCACGTCGTGCAGACCGCCGGGCTGGCCGTGCAGAACTTCGTGTCCGCGGCCGTCGGCATCGCCGTGGCCGTGGCGCTGGTGCGCGGGTTCGCGCGCTCGCGCACCGGTGAGCTGGGCAACTTCTGGTCCGACCTGGTGCGCGGCGTCGTACGCATTCTGGTGCCGATCGCGGCCGTTGCCGCGGTCGTCCTGGTCGCGTGCGGTGCCATCCAGAACTTCTCCGGCATCCACGAGGTCGGCCAGTTCATGGGCGGGCAGCAGCAGTGGAACGGCGGCGCCGTCGCCTCGCAGGAGGCGATCAAGGAACTGGGCACGAACGGTGGCGGTTACTTCAACGCCAACAGCGCCCACCCGTTCGAGAACCCCACCCCGTTCTCGAACCTCTTCGAGATCTTCCTGATCCTCGTCATCCCGTTCGCGCTGACCCGCACCTTCGGCCTCATGGTCGGCTCGGTGAAGCAGGGTTACGCGATCCTCGCGACGATGGCCACCATCTGGCTCGGTTTCACGGCGCTGATGATGTGGACCGAGTTCGCCCACCACGGCCCGGCGTTCGACATCGCGGGCGGGGCGTACGAGGGCAAGGAGGTCCGCTTCGGTGTCGGCGGCTCGTCGATCTTCGCGACGGCGACCACGCTCACCTCGACCGGTGCGGTGGACTCCTTCCACTCCTCGTTCACAGGCCTTGGCGGCGGTATCACCATGCTCGGGATGATGCTGGGCGAGATCGCGCCCGGCGGTACCGGCTCCGGCCTCTACGGCATGCTGATCATGGCGATCATCGCGGTGTTCATCGCCGGTCTGATGGTCGGCCGTACGCCCGAGTACCTGGGCAAGAAGATCGGCTCCCGCGAGATCAAGCTGGCGGCCTGCTACATCCTGATCACTCCGGCACTGGTGCTGATCTTCACCGCCGCGGCCATGGCGCTGCCCACACCGGGCAACTCCATGACGAACAGCGGGGCCCACGGGTTCTCCGAGATCCTCTACGCCTACACGTCCGCCTCCAACAACAACGGCTCGGCCTTCGCCGGCCTGAACGCGGACACCCAGTGGTTCAACTCGACGCTGGGCCTGGCCATGCTGTTCGGCCGCTTCCTGCCGATGGTGTTCGTGCTGGCGCTGGCCGGCTCGCTCGCCGAGCAGAAACCGGTGCCCCAGACCGCGGGCACGCTGCGGACCGACAAGCCGCTCTACGCGGGCCTGCTGGTCGGCACGATCACCATCATCACCGGTCTGACGTACTTCCCGGCGCTGGCGCTGGGTCCGCTGGCGGAGGGGCTGGCGTCATGA
- the kdpF gene encoding K(+)-transporting ATPase subunit F, which produces MTAENIVGLVVAVALLGYLILALIFPERF; this is translated from the coding sequence GTGACCGCCGAGAACATCGTCGGCCTCGTCGTGGCCGTCGCCCTGCTGGGTTATCTCATCCTCGCCCTGATCTTCCCGGAGAGGTTCTGA